From Arachis stenosperma cultivar V10309 chromosome 2, arast.V10309.gnm1.PFL2, whole genome shotgun sequence, one genomic window encodes:
- the LOC130962779 gene encoding uncharacterized protein LOC130962779: MERALQAQLVPEEQCVEFATYLLTGEASHWWQGARRLLQQGNYPITWDAFQVEFYKKYFPNSARTSKELGLLRLKQGVMSVSEYTDKFEELFRKAVEAKNDRRESHRREHNQEYPTRGQEFKRRGYPQRFPQRRNDLATSEESQRDGKGKRAAAASNVLSCQRCGSHHPNRPCLLGLGLVDFWIFGETD; this comes from the exons ATGGAGCGAGCGTTGCAAGCGCAGTTGGTACCCGAGGAGCagtgtgttgaatttgctacctacCTGCTTACAGGGGaggcatcgcattggtggcaaggggctcgacgtcTCTTACAACAGGGGAATTATCCTATcacttgggatgccttccaggtggaattctataagaagtacttccCAAATTCCGCCAGGACATCCAAGGAATTGGGGTTACTACGGTTGAAGCAAGGTGttatgtccgtatctgagtatacagacaaatttgaggagTTATTCAG gaaggctGTTGAGGCAAAGAATGACCGTCGGGAGTCCCACCGCAGGGAGCACAATCAAGAATACCCAACAAGGGGTCAAGAGTTTAAGAGAAGAGGATACCCACAACGTTTTCCTCAAAGGCGAAATGACCTTGCGACGAGTGAGGAGTCCCAAAGGGATGGTAAGGGAAAACGAGCAGCGGCTGCTTCTAATGTTCTGAGCTGTCAGAGATGTGGAAgtcatcacccaaataggcCATGCCTATTGGGGTTAGGc TTGGTTGATTTCTGGATTTTTGGTGAAACGGATTGA